Below is a genomic region from Raphanus sativus cultivar WK10039 chromosome 4, ASM80110v3, whole genome shotgun sequence.
TCCACCACACATGtattcatctccttcttctaaattatctttcctcttcttccttctaaTTTCCCCAAGAGACAATTAGCCCTTTCAAGTAACCATGGGCGTCGCTGTTCTAAATCCCCAGGACTGTCTGAAGCATCCTCTGTCTCACATGAAACATCCACGCAACCCTAGCGCATGCCCCAACAGGCAGAAAAAAACGGTCTCAAACCGCACGCGCCGTAGCCCGCCGCGAAAACAAACATCACCATCTCCTCATGTATCGCCGCCGCTTCCTCCTCTCGCTGCGGCGAAGAAGAGCCCTAACAACAACAACGTTGGCCAGGTTAGAATCCTGAAGCGCGGCGAGGAGATCCCTAAGAAGACATCAGCAGATCTGGTCGTGGAAAAGCCAGATCTTGTCTCCACTCGTAGGATCGGACCGGATCCGGAAATGATTCCAAGTCAGATCCGTTTACCCGCCCGCAAATCGAAGACGGTGCCGTTTTACGCCGGTCCCGTGACCATGACTTCTCCTCCTCCGAGCGACGTCCCTCTTCCGGCCTTTTTCGCCGCGAAGAAGAGCGTCTCTCTGTTCCAAGCCACCAACGCTACCAGCGAACTCATCAAGATTCTCCGCCTAGACATCGCGATCGCTTGACCGCTTATGTCTCATCTCAATCTGAGATCAATCGCGCCGATGTTTCCGCTGTTGTCCAAAACTGTTCCATTTTCGGATCGAATCTTCAGTAATAAAATCATCTACAGTCGATGAGtcgagaagatgaagaaacgcATCTTCGTTATGAAACCGTTTCGAATCTTCCCTTATTTTTTCAAGGGGCAAGGTCGAAATATCTTTCTTAACAGGTCTTAGTTTCTCTTCGAGTCTAGTGTTTGTATAGAGTATTTGTTCATAGGCTTTTTCTTTTAAGTTGTGTCTTTGGGTATCATCTCCTGTTTTAGGTGTCTGTTTACTTTTAGGTTGgtctttcttcttgtttctcACCTTCCCTATAGTTCTAAGACAAAGTATCAGAGATATGTATCTTACTGGCAATATGCAGATTACAGTTTCTGTATTACTTTGTTCCTTCGATGTAAGATCAGTATTTCCATCtttatattaattgaaattaaGTTTTATTTGGCTTTTATTCCATGGTTTGTTCGAAGATTCCATCtttatattaattgaaattaaGTTTTATTTGGCTTTTATTCCATGGTTTGTTCAAAGTATTCTTCTATTCATCCCTAAACGTCATGAAGACATTGACATAGTGACATTCTTATGGATATGCTTAACAAcaactcaaaatataaaatggttTATGCTTAACTCAATTGGTTAACTGGTTACACGTTTGAGAATATGTTTCTCTTATAACACGCAAAGAAACAGTGTTTATGTGTTCATATCTAATCTCACGCAAAGAAACAGCGTTGTAGTCTTTTCTGGTTAGTGATTAAAGATGTGCACACTTGATCCTTGtgagaatttttaatatagtCATCGTTCTTTCATCTTTGATTTGTCTCTATCATTctgtacaaattataaattttgtaggTTGTACATCATACATGCCACTTGGTTGGTTCAAGTTTTAAGATACCAGCTTTCATGGTTGAGCGGCCCACCTCAACCCTATCTAAAGCCCATGACTTTAGCTGTACAGCTTacttaaaattgatgacattttTAAAAGGAACCTGCATTCGATTTTCACAAAATATCATAAGGTAATCTAATACAATCAATGATAGAAACTCTAGTTAATGTATGGGACCCTATACTTATCTGCAATTTAACAACTTGCCTTCTTGTCTTTTTTACTTCGCATCAAAGCATATTGACGGTGTTAACGGAGCTGGTTGGCACTAGGCAGTTGTCAATTGTTCATTGGTTGAACGTTACgtgttaaataataaatctcCAATAAGCCAGCAGCCACATCAGTTTCTTTTCGTTCCTTTGcatatgaaataattaaaaatgtttaaatccaTAAAATAGCAAGGAACATAATTGATGGTGCCCCAATAAGCAAATACTGATTTTATGGATTTAAAACAgcaattaaaaatgtatattttcgTTCCTTTGcatatgaaataattatttcatatgTCAGACAAAAAAGAAGCAAGATTAACCCAATTGCAAAAAGAGGTTAATAGAGAATCTTTACATATAGTAAATATACACTTTCCTACCCATGTTATTTAATTACTTTATTATCTGAAAGTTAAATCCAAATCTGCATCTTGCATTATTtactaaaatgtaaaaaaaaaaaaaacatttgtttcgAAAAATAcaatgaaggaaaaaaaaagaataatatactGAGCCTCCGTATATAACACCATCCAtctatctctttcttctctgtttCGATATTTCAacttccctctctctctctctcttctgtaacttcccttctctctctctcgctgcTTATCTGATTCCTTTTGATTGGTCAAGCTTCGATGAAGAAAGTTGCATCAACGCCAGCTAAGAAGACGACGGTTAAGGATCAGTGGGTGGCGGCTGCGATGACGGACGACCAGATGGTCGCAGAGCTTCTTTTACGTCTGAAACACGCGGGGACGGAGACTCCGTCGACGAATCCGGCTCCTCTGCGGTGGGGAATCCGTCAAAGGAGGTCGCGGTCCTCGAGATTCGGCGGCGGTGGCGTTACGTTGAAGAAGGATGCGGATTCGGTTAGAGGTAGTCCGAAGACGCCGCTCTCCTGGAGCGGCGGATCTGGAGGTGTCGGCGGCGACTCTGCGTCTCCCTCCGCCGAGGACACCAGTCGCCAAGCTAGCTGCTCCACGTCTACAGGATACGGATCTAAGGTactttctcttcctctctctctcaaaaccGATTtagtcttctcttcttctcgaCTGCGAAATCCAGCAGCGGCTGAGAGATACAAGTCCTTCAACCTCTCTCTGGATTTGACGGAGATATCACGTCCGTCGCCGGTTCGTAGTTGAGATGATCGTTCTTCTCATCTTTCTATTATCTCTTAAATGTCCCATAACCACCCTTCTTCATCACTCATTCTATGCTGACGTCATCTCTCTCATGCCTGAAACCTTGAAAAGAACTCGACGTAATATTCTCGCGGATCTCTTTGGTTTCCACCCATCTCCTTTTTACCAAATTTTCACCACCCCATGTTACTACGGAGTCTACGGCGGAGCCACCACCATATTTTCTCTAGCTCTACGTTTTAAACTAACTCTTCCATTCATTAAAGTCAAAAgcattttaaagtttattttccttttttttctttatttcttgtcaATATTCTATCTCAAAGCTTAATACAGTAATAAGATCTGGTGTTTAGACGACGGTTAATCTTCTCGATTAACTTAACTCTCCGGTGTGAACCGGGGATTCAAGCAGATCTCCGCGTGTAGAGGCGTCTGATAAATTGGCCGGTTAAGGGACCAGTTAAGTTTTAAGTTTGTGTCAAGGAATAATATAAAGCTCCTTTAGGATTTACAGCTAGTTGGTCAAACGTGCTCGTTCGCATTACGTTTTGAGGTCCAAGACGATGTCGTTTTGGGTTAGAGGTGggggagggagggagagaggcGAGATAAATCTTGTCGGAGAGATTGGGATCACGTGTGATCTTAAAAGAGTGATGACGCGGGATTTTCATGATGTGGCAGCACATCCAttctataaatttcttttttccatttgtgtttgtgtttctaAAAAGGACATATTTTACTGTCTGAGATtcctgacttttttttttgtttgaaatttctATTGTGGGAAAAGAAACTTTTACTAGTATGTTAAATAAAGATCTTGGCTTTgattataaaaagtaaaagatcTATAACAGTTGTCCTTACTCGTCAGCATAGAATTGTCTTCATTGATAGTATAATATCTTCAAAATGGTAAATCTGGCATTTTACATCAAAATACATTTACTTGTTTCGTTGGGGCTAATCAAAGGCGCTTATTTTGTTGTTGCAGGCTTTCCCCGCAAACGAGTTTACCAGTTCTTTTTCCAAGAGATTGAAGAAAAACAAGGTATATATAACTCTGCTTCGCCTATTTACTTGAATTTTTAAGTACCTTTTAGATCGGGGCtgagtttaataaaaaaatattttagcagTCATCTTCTGAGCTTAAACACGAAGAGAACTTGAAGTtgaaggaaagactccaccttGAACAGGTACTTTCTCTTTTCTCTAACCATtgtttttatcatattatatgaCCTCGCTCATATTTCTAATATATCCGGTATCGTCTACAGGAGATTGCTAGTCTCCGAGCAACGTTCGACCAACAAAACGTAAGGAACCAAAGGTTGAAGAGGATTAAGGTGAATGTTTCGAGCCATTTGATTTTTACTAACCATTTTTCATAGTATTTTGATCTTCCATATTCTCCCTCTTGTGCTGGTCTTAACTGAATTCTGTCTTCTTGTTTCAGCTTGACTTAAACTCAGGCCGTGTCAAGAACGAGACTCCTGTTGATCTGATTCGTAAATCACAAGGCGAATCAAAACCTTGCCGAATAGAGGGCAAGACCGCTACCTCCGAGAGCTTCTTCTCCCTCCCTGACCTCAACATAACACCATCCGAGGATGAGTTATTGTATGGAACTTCTAGCTAAGTAACAAGATTTTATAGATCTCTATTTGATTTACAATCTAGAAAGGGAGCCAGAGACTTTAACAGTTAAAAGTGAATGTATATTGTCTCTTCCCATCATTCTTGTTTTCTACTTTCTTGCTTTTATGGGGGTAAAACACTCATTGCTTCTTGTTTTTTACAGAAGAAAGTGAATGTTACGTTGTCGTTGTTTggttctctctctttttaatcTTTAGTTCTCTCTCTTTTGAATCTACCCCTTGGAGGAAAAAGTAGGACAACTAATAATAGACTTTTGTGACTTCAAACTtctcttttattcaaatttaaaagttaacCCCCTTGTTTCCTGCTCAACTAACCCAAGACAAGAGAGATCTCTATCCATCTCGTGGGCCATGATTATTCTACTTAAGTATAAGTTTTCccaattgtttttctttttttgtgcgGTGTAGTGTACTTATTGGTGGTTCATCGGCGTGTCGatgaatataaaagaaaaacaaatgacAACTTGTGATTAGGCCACTAAATTTTGTCTCGGTCTTTTGGTATAGATccaaattatttattactgtTGATAAACACACAAATGTTTGGTTCTTACTGTTTCTTTGTAACTGAGCTTATTGTTTATACATGTCAAAAACATGTAATTTGAGGGAAAATggaattttaaatgaaaactttcatataccataattaaaagaaaaaaaaatattacacatgCTAAAGTATCCAAAACGAGAAGCAACTGAGAAAGtaaagtatatattttcaaattatttgcaGTTGACATTAAGTCACGGTTGGTCtggaggaaaaaaagaaaagaaaaagacacgGTTGGTCTAGAGGAATAACTAGCGGAAAGAGAAAaggagtctttttttttattttttctctctccAATCCCCAAAAACGCAGGAAAACAATGTCGTTTAACAGCTCCCACCTCTTTCCTCCGCAGGAAGAGCTCCGACACTTCTCCGATCAATCACACCAACCACCGTCGCTTCTCAACCTCCCTCCCACCACCACAGCCACTTCAAACTCCGATTTTACCCATCCGCATCGCAACGGAGACAGTCCCGCCGCCGCCGCTGCTGCTGCTACGAACCGACGGTGGCTCTCATTCCACCACACGGAGATCCAAAACACCGGTGAAGTGGATCCTCCTGAAGTCAACGACGCCGCCGACGGTGAAACGATACACGGAGGTGAAGAAGACTGGAGGAGGGCTAGCGAGAAAGGTGCGATTTTGAAACATCCAATGTACGAGCAGCTCTTGGCAGCCCACGTGGCTTGCCTTAGGGTTGCTACTCCCGTTGACCAGATTCCGAGGATCGACGCGCAGCTCAGTCAATTACACACCGTAGCTGCAAAGTACTCGTCTCTTGGTGTGGGTATGGAcaacaaggagcttgatcatttCATGGTTAGTTGGATAAAGgagcttcctttttttttatctgctTCTTACTAAAAAAGGACCTTTTAAGACACAGAAACATACTCTGTTTTGTATGTCTTATGGTTGAGAATCTCACCTTGttttatgatgatgatgcagtCACATTATGTTGTGCTGTTATGTTCTTTTAAAGAACAACTCCAACACCATGTCTGTGTCCATGCATTAGAAGCGATTACAGCTTGTTGGGAGATCGAGCAGTCACTACAATCCATAACGGGTATGTGTGTCCCTTGTTGTCTTTCGCTATATCGTATGGTCTTTGTAATTTTGTATTGTGTGTGGTTGTAGGAGTTTCACCAAGCGAAAGTAATGGCAAGACAATgtctgatgatgaagaagatgataacCAAGTAGAGAGCGAGGCGAACATGTTCGATGAGACCTTGGACGGTTCAGATTGCATGGTGGGATTCGGTCCTCTTGTCCCAACCGAGCGCGAGAGATCCTTGCTTGAACGTGTGAAGAAGGAACTGAAGCATGAGCTTAAACAGGTAGTTGCTTAATCAAGTTGTTTCCATGTTACATCATCAAACACATTCTGCTGTTTATTCATGTGTGCTCGTTTATTAGGGTTTCAAAGAGAAGATTGTGGACATACGAGAAGAGATAATGAGGAAGAGAAGGGCTGGGAAGTTGCCTGGAGATACAACCTCTGTACTCAAGGAGTGGTGGAGAACTCACGCCAAATGGCCGTACCCAACTGTAAAAGCCTCTCTCAGCCAAAGACATTTTATTAGGACATTTCTGaaatgctgtttttttttttggattttgtagGAGGAAGATAAGGCAAGGCTTGTTGAAGAAACAGGTTTACAGTTGAAGCAGATTAACAATTGGTTTATCAACCAGAGGAAAAGAAACTGGAACAGCAACTCTTCCACATCGTCTACACTCTCCAAGAACAAACGCAAACGGTAATAACAAGATTTTTGTTTTCCTCATAAGATATAAGATATATCGTTTCTTTTATTGCGTAATATAATCAACATGTTTCTCTAATCTGCCAAGCTCAGGACTGAGAAGTCGTAGGTGACATTCTGATTGACCAGAGGATGATGCTTTCTTCTCCGGTTATATTATGATCCGTACAGATTTACAATATGTATAGGTGTTACCGTGTTTGCCTAAAATTGGATTGTAGAGCTTATTCATGTTTGATCAGCTTAAAAATCTATGTTTATATGTGTAAATTGCTATGGTTCAATtagtagtatttttttttgtcacaaaggTTCATTAGTAGTATCAAACAATATTTATCACAATTAAATTTATCCTAAGCAAAAAACATAGTTTTGTATAAATGCAAGCAGCCAGCACCGGTCCTGACCTATAAAGGACAAGAAACTTTGTATAGGTGAAAGCAGGAAGCAGCTTTAGGCGACTATGCAGTTTTGTACAGTGACCTCTTGCTATTGTTCTACCTCTCTGGTTACATTGGACTTGACCATTGATAGTA
It encodes:
- the LOC108851346 gene encoding uncharacterized protein LOC108851346, encoding MGVAVLNPQDCLKHPLSHMKHPRNPSACPNRQKKTVSNRTRRSPPRKQTSPSPHVSPPLPPLAAAKKSPNNNNVGQVRILKRGEEIPKKTSADLVVEKPDLVSTRRIGPDPEMIPSQIRLPARKSKTVPFYAGPVTMTSPPPSDVPLPAFFAAKKSVSLFQATNATSELIKILRLDIAIA
- the LOC108851332 gene encoding homeobox protein knotted-1-like 5, whose amino-acid sequence is MSFNSSHLFPPQEELRHFSDQSHQPPSLLNLPPTTTATSNSDFTHPHRNGDSPAAAAAAATNRRWLSFHHTEIQNTGEVDPPEVNDAADGETIHGGEEDWRRASEKGAILKHPMYEQLLAAHVACLRVATPVDQIPRIDAQLSQLHTVAAKYSSLGVGMDNKELDHFMSHYVVLLCSFKEQLQHHVCVHALEAITACWEIEQSLQSITGVSPSESNGKTMSDDEEDDNQVESEANMFDETLDGSDCMVGFGPLVPTERERSLLERVKKELKHELKQGFKEKIVDIREEIMRKRRAGKLPGDTTSVLKEWWRTHAKWPYPTEEDKARLVEETGLQLKQINNWFINQRKRNWNSNSSTSSTLSKNKRKRTEKS
- the LOC108851342 gene encoding uncharacterized protein LOC108851342 isoform X1, with product MKKVASTPAKKTTVKDQWVAAAMTDDQMVAELLLRLKHAGTETPSTNPAPLRWGIRQRRSRSSRFGGGGVTLKKDADSVRGSPKTPLSWSGGSGGVGGDSASPSAEDTSRQASCSTSTGYGSKAFPANEFTSSFSKRLKKNKQSSSELKHEENLKLKERLHLEQEIASLRATFDQQNVRNQRLKRIKLDLNSGRVKNETPVDLIRKSQGESKPCRIEGKTATSESFFSLPDLNITPSEDELLYGTSS
- the LOC108851342 gene encoding uncharacterized protein LOC108851342 isoform X2; translation: MKKVASTPAKKTTVKDQWVAAAMTDDQMVAELLLRLKHAGTETPSTNPAPLRWGIRQRRSRSSRFGGGGVTLKKDADSVRGSPKTPLSWSGGSGGVGGDSASPSAEDTSRQASCSTSTGYGSKAFPANEFTSSFSKRLKKNKSSSELKHEENLKLKERLHLEQEIASLRATFDQQNVRNQRLKRIKLDLNSGRVKNETPVDLIRKSQGESKPCRIEGKTATSESFFSLPDLNITPSEDELLYGTSS